ATCAGGAAATGTCAGTTTACAAATGCCGATGTCTTTGTCCTAGAGAGCAAGGAGAGCGTACGTCAAATCAAAACAGCACAAGGTAAACCACGTTCTTGCGCGGTAAACAAGGCTGGCCGTGTGTTCGATAGACTCATCTCCCAGTTGCAATGCAGCCACATTCAGTCCCAATTCTGCAGAGAGAGAGGCTACATATCCCCAAAGTCTCGTTCGACCAGTCCATGCACTCAGAAGCATTACCGTTATGATGGACTGGAGGTCCGGGGTGGCACCGACAAACGTCTTCTTGACCAGCTCATCCACTTCAGCTAGGTATGTTGGGTATTTTGCGTGTCGAATCGCACGCGCCGATATAGCGCACATGAAAGTTGACATCAAAGCATGGCGTCTTGCAAGGCGCTGAGGTGGGTAGAGCTGGTCGTCGACAAAGGCAACGATGTCCCGACAGTTGTTGTAAAAGCTGCACACTGGTTAGTTGTGTTATTAAACGATTGAGCGATATAAGTTGCTCTCACAAGTCGTAGAGCTCCTCCCACTCGCTCTCGCTCACTATGCCCCGTGCGACGATATCTCCTTCACTGGGCGTGTCCGATTCTGTCGTTGTGCCTTGAGCTGAAGCACCTAGATTGTTTGCTGGACTCGGTTGCACCGCAGGTAACTGAGATAAGGTATCTTGCATCTCACGCATCTGTGCTTCATGACGGGCCTCCATACTCTCCAGCCGCTGCTCAAGGAGTACCAGTTTATCCCTGCAAAGTCAGCACTTGTCCAACAGGGTGGACAACACACTAACCTGAGGCtctcttctttattttcatCTAAAGTTGAAGCACCCAAGGATCTGCGAATTGGTTTTGGGGCGACAAAAACACATTCTGCTCTGCTCGTTCTGCATCGTTGGCATGGAATCTGACTGGGGCCTCCGCatttgagcttcttcttgcgACAGCGCAGACATGCTGACAGCGATCTGTATCATTTATTAGTGTTATTTTGGATAGAGGAGGATGGCTTCTGACCTATTTGCCTCGGCCATTGTAcagggagttggagggggGACTGTTGACTTCACTGAATAAATCGGAATTATACCGCAGTCGGCCGGGCCGAGACCCGAAGTAGTCATGACAGTTGTGAATTTCGCCTTATCATTCCAGTGCTTTAGAAAATGGACAGCATTTACAGGTCTAATTTATCTGTGCTGGAATAAGTATGACTCTTTTCTAGTATCAGGTGGCTTGTCCCGATGCTGGATGGCTTCATCCGAGTGTATACTGTGTTCACCTTCACGGCCGGCCCGACCGAATAAAACATGCGAACAGACACATTTCTGGGCAGGTAAATGTGCCTGGGCAGGTAATGGCGCAATTTAATTAGCTCACTTATAAGTTGCGCCTTCCTCTTTCACAACAACATGTTCTGTGTTATTTATGAAGTGTTAGTCCCTGGCACAACCAGTTTCCATCCCCCGATTCAACGATGATTACAGACGAGGAACAACAGTGTGACAAGGAGCTGTCTCGGTCTGGGGTCATTCAGCAACAGGTTATAGAATCTACAGGCCTATCGACGTGGAAAGATGATCCTCGCAATCCATACCACTGGCCACCGGTGAGTACCGTTTTACAATCTTGCGAGAAGAAGACTGACACCATgcaggcaaagaagaactCGATCTTTTTCGTGCTGTTGATGACCATCTTGAACAGTTGCATCGGAAGCTCTCTGCCCAGTAATGGGATTCCCTTTATAACGAAAGAATTCGGCGTCGGGTCGCAGTCGCAAAAGGCCCTGCCCAATTCTTGTTACTTGATAGGTACGTACAGAAAGAAATCTCGTGATGGCTCTTATACTAACTGCTGCAGGCTATGTTTTCGGTGAGCTCCTATTCCATTCACCCCATTTCACTAGCTAATCATCCCAAGGGCCTCTTGTATGGGCTCCCATGAGTGAGCAACAAGGCCGCCGGTGCCTCACCATAGGGACATTCTTCCTGTTCACAATATTCACAATGGCATGCGGTCTATCCAGGAACTGGGCCACTCTTCTAGTACTGAGACTCCTAGCTGGCATTTTCGCTAGTGGGCCCATTGCCGTCGTGACCGGTGTGCTCGCAGACATTTTCCAAGATGCCAGAACTCGAGGGCGCGCAGTGGCACTTTATATGGTGGTAAGTTTCGTCGCACTGAGACATTATATCTCTGACACTAAGAATATATCACAGGCCACCTCATTTGGACCACTACTGGGCCCTATCATATCAGGCTTTGCATCTCCGAAACTAGGCTGGCAATGGTCCTTCTGGATAGCTACAATGCTGGCTGCAGCAACACTGCTCCcactcctcttccttccagaAACACACGGGAAACTGCTTCGCGAGAAATATCATGGACCTGACAGCTCCGCACCCCAGACCAGACAGAAAGGCGACAGACGAAAGTATGTAAAAACCGTCCTGCTACGCCCGCTCCACATGCTCATCTTTGAGCCCATCGTTACCGCCTCATCCGCCTACCTGGCTCTCGTCTACGGCATTTTCTACATGTCCTTCCAAGCATACCCCATAATCTTCCAAAACATCTACAAAATGTCCCCCGGGATCTGCGGCCTCGCGTACCTCCCCATCGGCGCTGGATGCCTCCTTTTCCTCCCCGTCTTCTGGCTCTACGATAACTACCTCCTCCACTTAGAGCGCGTGGGCAATACATGGTATCTCAAGAATAGGGAAGGATGCCGACGGCTTCCACTCGCTTGTCTTGGAGGCCCCCTATTTGCAGCTTCGCTCTTttggctgggctggtcaGCGAGTGAGAGGATTCCATTTGCAGCGCCCATGCTCGCTGGGGTGCCGTTTGGATTTGGGTTTATCTGTATTTTTATTGCTTTGTTGTAAGTCCTGCACTCCACACTCCTTTACGTTGCAGAATACTGACTTATTGGTAAGGAACGTTCTCACAGACTCATACGAAATTTACGCTGCGTCCGCAAATGCTGCTTCCAGCTGCTCGCGCAGTCTCCTGGGGAcggttcttcctcttgctaCGACGCCGATGTTCACCAACCTCGGGGTCCCTGGTGCTTGCAGTCTGCTTGGTGGGCTCAGCGCGCTTATGTCTGTGATTCcgtttatttttatttggaaggggaaggaaaTTAGACAGCGGTCGAAGTTCTGTAATATGCtgcaggaagagaaaaatagAGCTCAGCTAGGTTAAACTACATAAAGCTGAATAATGTATGTAATATGCGTAGGAGACAATTAAATTGTTTTTTTCaacttttattatacttCCTACCAAGTATACTTCCACCCCGGAGCCAGTCCACAGTTCTTCCTGGTATAATGCGCATCAGTCGTAGGGAAAATCCCTAATTTCTCTCTAGCCTcctgcctcttcctctctttctcccgACTTTTCCTATTATTCCTCGGCTCAACAAACCATCCTACACCCCTATGGCACGCATACCCAATAACAGCACACATAAACTTCCACCCATGCCCAGACTTAACAGTATGGACAAGCTCATCAAACAGCCCACAACACTCTGCCTTCAACACCCCAACCCTAACCGTCTTAACCCTCCACCCCCCACACCCCGAAACCCCACCACACTGCacctcatcatccatccTCGTCTCCCACATCCGACTCCCATACTCGTCCACAGTCATACACGTATAAATTCGTCGACAGCACCCCGTCTTCTGCCCGTGCACGAAGATCATATAGTCGATGCTCCGTGCGAACCGGCGTCCTGGCTTGGGACTGAACCCGGAAGAGGAGCTTAATGGCCGGTTTAGACGGAGACCTTTCCTATACCGCCCGATTGAGACCGTGTagtcttcgccgacgagTGAGGCCGGGAGGTATTTTATCAGTCCGCCCATGTAGGACCGCGGGTGTGGCAGTTGGAGGGACATGCTGAGGTGGGTACCTGGTTTGGGGGTGGTGTTGTAGGGGTCCTGGTTGTATGACATTTTTGCTATGTTAAAGCTTagctggtttggtttggattgGATTAGTCCTGGTGTAGTTGTGGTAAGTAGGTAAGCACGCTGATGATAGGGTGTTATATCAGAATGAATTAAAGGTACCCTATCGGTTCTATTTATGTCTTTCCTTGGCTCACTGTGGCCCTTGTGGTTATGAATAGCTTCGCTAGTAGCCGATAGAGTAAGTGTGAACAGGCTAGTTCACTCACTATTTAGTCTGCCATTGCTGACCGGAGAAAGAGCAAACCTGTTAGTGACTTTTATTAGTGTAAAGAGAACTTGTGAGGTAAAATAGCATGATTAGGATACCCAAGGGCAGGTAATTAGAGTTCCGTGGTCGAAGACTGAACTATATATGAATGGGAAGCTCCAGATCGAGTACTGTACCTCTACAAATCTCTTATTCACTACCAATCTCTCCATCTGATGTCACAATTCATTCTTGACTTACTCGCAGGGTAGTTTGACGTCTAGTTAACGGGTTTACCTTACTCATAGCACAGCTGGGAAGGAATCACTGTAAATTTCGAACAAGGAAGGCGCGACTGTCAATTCAATCATAACCAAAGAAGGCGCAAGCACCCGTTGCACTTGCCTTGCGAGTTGTTGTTATACGAAGGAAGCTGCGACTCTACCCTGAAAAGCTAGTAGCTACAAGGAAAGAGCAAATGCTAACCTCGTTCAAGAACCCCATGCACATCCATAATATTTTCCTCCAAAGCAAATTGGTTTTGCTAGCCAAGTTAAAAACGAGGCATAGAAAaatgaaaaggaaaaaataaaaaagaaaggtcGTGCAGGGATTCGAACCCTGGATACCGGTAGACTAAAGGTGTCACTTCAAAAACCGGTGTGATAACCACTACACTACACAACCGTAGATGTGATTAGTCACTCCCATTTCGATTTTATAACTATCCAGCGAGAGCAAATGGTCCAGCCCAAAGACACCAATGGATGGTAATGCTGAACTTGCAATGTTATACGTGAGCTGGGGTATATTTGTGGCAGATACTCTCTTCCAGGCGGCTACCGAGACTAGATGTGAATAATTTACCATGTAAAATTAAATCCGAATCTTAGGTATATGATGCATTGGTAATAGTAGAATTGGCGGGCGAGTACCCCATATATATTTTGCGGAGACCAACAGAGTAAGAAGACACTCGCATACTAACCATTAAAACCAGACCATTACAAGCTTCTCTAGCTAAACAAGCTCGGAAATCTCGTCTTGCACACACCGTGACAAGAAGCTCTTGCTTGATCTATCTGGAAACTGACGCCTTTGTCTATCACGAATTGTGAAACAGCTGAACAAGGAATATGGTATACTGACGATAAACATATAGTTAAATAGAGAATAAAGAGAAGCCTACGCCCTCATTATCTTCCTCCTACTGTAGCGATAGTCAAACACTCATCGTTGCAATAGCTACATCGACCACAAAGAAGAATACAAACACAGCATATCTAGGTATATAAATCCATAACCCCATAACCTCCTTAGAACTTCCATACTAAAACCAACCCTCTCAATCAACCTCATCACCAAAACAAAGTTAGACCAAGTTCCATTCTCTCACCGAAGATATGTCGCACGAGCGGATCATAGAATTATTCAACAAAAGCACAAACCCCGAACAAGACGAACACCTATCCCTCCTATCCAGAATGGAAGAGCTCTCTCTCCCAGATCAAGGAGAACAAACCCAAACCCCAAGAGAAGATTACACAGTGTATATTGGCCGCCCTCGCACACCATTTTCCGACATCGATGACCCGCACACCCAAATAGTCCCCGCCTGCACTGGGGTCTGCGGGAACGTGCTGATCCTGCACGGGATGGAGAGCAATACCTGCATGTGGATATGGGTTTCTGAAACGAAGGACAGGGAGAGCCGGGAGGTTGTGCTTAgaaaggagatggagagattCCCGCGGTGTCAGTATCGATGTGATGTGTTGGTTGATAAGAAAAAGACGGGGGTGCTTAGGGCTGCGGAATGTGAGAGGTTTGAGAAGATTGTTGAGGAGAGGCCGGCGTGGACGGGGTTTGTGTATGGGGTTTTGAAGGCTTGTTCTGAGGAAGAGGTGCTTCGGAAGGAGGGCGTGAGGAATGCTCTTTTTGCCTGCGGGGTGTCTAGTATGAGCTTTTAGGCTGTTGGTGGGAGAATGTACATGGCCGTTTAGTGCCGTGGGTCAGCTCCGTGACGAGTAGCCCTTTCTATTCATTGCGGCTGTTTTCGATACAGATAAGATGGTATCATTGTAGGTCTGTGGTATTGGAAGAGTAGATGTATAGGGATATATGGTGCCAATATGTTGTAATGTAGTGTCCTACTCAGGCTCCTGTCCACTCCATTTCCCCCTCAAGCCGTTAACATCAACCCCACACTGATCAGCCTTCTTCACaatcgccttcgccttctccgcTACAGGAACATCGATCATCTTGCCATCAAGTGTCCACGCACCCCTCCCTTGCTTTGCGGCCTTCTCGTCGGCAATCACAACTCTCACAGCCCAGgtgacttcttcctcgtcagGACCGTAGATTTGCTGGGCTGTCTCAACTTGCGACGGGTGGATACACTGCTTCCCGTTAAACCCCAGACCTCGACCGCTGCGGCATTCTTCCTCCAAGACCTCGGACGATTTGTAGTTTGTACAGACGAGGTCGATCGTGGAGGGGAGGTTCGCAGCCCGGGCGGCAGTGGCAATTGCGGAGCGCGCGAAGAGGAATTCAGTCAGGGCTGGGGTACGGGTGAGGCTGAGGTCGAGCGCGAAATCTTCCGCTGCGAAGATGAGGCCTTGTAGGAGGGGCGTTGCAGAGGTGATTTGGGTGAGGTTTGTGAGGGATTTTGCAGACTCAACGAGAGCAAGAAGGGAGATTGGCGTCCTTTCTTGGGATTGGGCTTGTTGGGAGAGGGTGTGGTTGATTACGTCGTTGACGAAGGTGAGGTCTGAGGCGGAGTTGACTTTGGGGATCACGATTGTAGAGAGGTTGGGGGATTTAAGCTggtttattagttatatgGCAAGCGGTATTGGTATACAAGACGTACGACTTCAGTTAGGTCTGCGAGAGCGAGGCCGCTGTCGACAGAGTTGATGCGCACGGCGCGTTCGCGGATGCTTGTCGGTGCGGGCTCATCAAGAGCTCTCCGCACGAGTGAGCGAGCTTCGGCTTTCTTGTGTGGAGTGACGCTATCTTCGAGATCGTAGGCGACACAGTCGGCTGTGAGAGAGCGCGACTTGTCGATGAAGCGCTGCGACGAGCCGGGGACTGTGCTGGTTAGTACCTGATCCTGGAGGTCGGAAATGCGGGGAGAGCTGTTGACGCACTGTAAAGAAGGGCGCGGCGAAGAGTGTTTCTCGCGGCCATGTCgctaattttatttatcgCACGCAATTGGTTTCTAGAAAGGAACTGAGGGTCAGATGGAGGAGGGATGAAAGTGGACGAGAGGTTGGAGATATACCCTCGGTGACGATGCGGCGGAGAATGAGGAGCATAAAGCCGTCTTCCGGCTGTCGCGGTTCACGCCGGTGAGGTCATTAGGGTGACTTCAGCCATGTGCCGGTAAAAAACCGTAGCGGGTAACTGAGCTTAAATTCATGACTAGCTTCCATTATCTCGATATTCCGGGGTAATGGCTAGAGCACGTTCTCCGACATGTTTCCTCGTGGCTGCAGTGCCTGATCGTCAATGCCGCGACAGCGTTATTCTGCCGGCAGCCACCGCCTCCAGGTGAACACGCAACGGGTCGTCCTCTTGATCACCGTTTCACCTTCGCAGACAACGAGGGCAACGGCAATTTGCCAGAAAAAGACAGAACCTCACCCCGGAATCGCATATCTGGTATCTTGCAGTCGACCTTGACACTTCTATCTCCCACGCCAACATGGAGCAGCAACCACTCCAACCGCAGCCCCAACAGGGAGATCTGAACTGGCGACTCAGCGGGCATCCCATCACGCTCCTCATATTCCTAGGCTTCCGTTTGGGTGCGCTGCTGATGTACTTGTTCGGTGTTCTCTTCATTAATAACTTGTACGTTGAACCCAGCGGGTGCAAGCTACCTAGACACTACGGCACCTTCTAACCACAAACACAGCATCctgatcttcatcctcaccctgctcctcctctccgcgGACTTTTACTACCTCAAGAACATTGCCGGCCGCCGTCTCGTCGGTCTCCGCTGGTGGAACGAAGTCAACACCACCTCCGGCGACTCGCAGTGGGTCTTTGAGTCTGCGGACCCGAACACCCGCACCATCACCGCAACGGACAAGCGCTTCTTCTGGCTGAGTCTCTACGTGACTCCCGCTCTGTGGATTGCCCTGGGAATTCTGGCTATTGTTCGATTGAACAGTGTGATTTGGTTGACTTGCATTGGTGAGTGGACACCTCGCTGGGAGGCTATGGGAATATTCACTAATATCTTTACCTAGCAATCGCCCTTGTGCTGACGATCACGAATACGACTGCATTCTCTCGATGCGACCGCTTCAGCCAGGCTTCGACGTACGCGAACAGCGCATTCGGTGGTGCAATTGTCAGCAATCTTGCCGGAGGCTTGATGGGGAGGCTCTTCCGCTAGATTATAAGCTTGCTAGTGGAGTCAAGAGTATAACTAGTTTCGTGGAATTGTGGACTGGATCTTTTGAATTTGTTCAATGCAACGCCGCTGCTGTACTATACAATGAACAGACTTTTTGAATACTCACATCGTGTCGCAGTATACATCGGACAGTGTACATCAAACGGGTTGAATTGCTTGCAAGACGAGCGTCACTGAACCTTCATGATGCCATTGTCAGTTGTATTTGGGCTGTGCTGGTCGCAGTTCGTGTCTACAAATATAGTCTTGGTACCCAGCTCATTCCAACTCGTAGTACTGGGTAGAACGAAGTCTATTTACAACAAACCGAGATAGAACGAAATCGAAAACAAAAATCACCACCTATAGTAGCTCGCTCAGGGAATATCTAAACCAGATCAGACGAAACCAGTCGCTTgaaacaacaaaaacaaaaccCACCactccaaaaaaaaaaaaataaagaaaaggaaaagagacaAAGCTAGTTAAAGACCAAACAAAGGCCCCAAAAACTCCTCCAACTCACTCGCCCACTCCTGCATAGAATGGCCCGCCATTTCCGTCGTAGCAGTAGCCCCGAATCTTTCCAACGAAgttgcaccaccaccaccaccaccaccatcttcacCTGGTACTGCATCTACATCTGCATTTGCATCTCCGCCATCACAGGTTGTCCCTGCCGCACCAGTGATATCAACCCCAGGCCCAGAACCATGCAAAGACAACGGTAAACCGAgaagcggcggcggagagagcGCATACCGCGAGTGCTGAGAGCCACTCGAGGAACTCGGCGTTGCTGCGTCTACAACTCCTGGAATCGTATACTGCATTTGCGGGGGAGattcagatccagatccagatccaatgGGGTCTATATCCATATTTGGTCTtgctctttctcctggtATTGCTCCTGGTATTGCCCTTGCAGCTACTCCAGATGACGACGTCGATGACGATGCGGAGCAGTCACTCGGCTCTCGATGGATGTCaagacggcggaggagggaggagagagttTCGAAGGTGAAGTGGCGACAGTCGCCGATTGTGGAGGCGTAGTCCATTGCGACGGAGAGGCGGACGGAGATGTTGGCTAGCCGGATGATTTCTGATGGGGTGAGGTGGGTTAGGTCGATGGAGCCGTTTGGTTGGGTGATTGGTGGTCGGGAttgatgttggggttggggttCTTTCGAGGAGACGGTGGAGGTGCTGTCGTAGACTGACATTGTGAGTCTGACGAGGTGAGGAAGAGCCTGGGAGAGGGTCTCTAGGCCGAAGCGTGCGCTGTAGTCATTGTCTAGCTCTGTGTAGGAGGTGAGGACGGTAGATGTGCCGGTGCCTGGTTGGGAGGTGGAAGTGACTGTCTGttcgtcgaggtcgtcgcCGTGGAGCCAGAGGATGTTCAGGGCgtgctggaggagggtgagcCATCTGGTGCTGACGGGGAGGAAGTAAAGGACGTGATTCGAGGTGAACCACTGCACTTCGTCGTTTGTTTTTGAGACCAGGCTGTGGATGCCGCGTAGATACACCTCGCGGCCGGCCGAGTCACTCAGTCTGGGGGAGGACAGAGTGCAGCGGCAGTCGGAGAGATGGAGCACAGCGATGCGGCTCAACATGGCTAGGAGGGCTCCTCTACGATAAGGCCTTGTCAGTTTATGTAGGGCACGATTTGATGTAAACACGGTTCAGCACGTACATGAAGAATAAGGAagtgatgtggatgttgactGCCACCGCCAGGTTCTTGTTGGCCTCTTCGTGCCCTAACAAGGCGCCATAGTCCTTCTCCCAGGAGGAGAGTCGTGAATATGCTTGCCAGCCGAGGGCCCTCTCCCTGTTTATACAGACCTGCGGTCCTACAAGGTCGGGCGAGTACTCTGCAGACATGACCAAGGGCGTTAATATAGAGGCAAGCCGGCATTGGCTGATCAGGACTTGGTAGAGGACTTTCCTCATAGGAGGGCTATAGAAGTTGGACTCCCCCTCCCAAACATCGTCTATAGTTAAGTAGTCTGCCTTTGAAGGGTCGAATTGATCGAGAGTGATAACAAGCGGGCGACGGGGCGCGAGGGCCAGGATGCGGTCTCGCAGAACGCAGCACCACCATAGACGCTTGATATCAGACTGACTTACTCGACGGTGATCCTGCGGGTTCTCTCGGAGAGCGTTCGTTCGCCGCGTATGCTGCACTGCGATGGCCAGCCATGTCGCGTTGCAAAGAGGGTCTGTAGAGTCGAAATGGTACGCAAGCAGCAGTGTCGCCTGTGCAATATGGAATGGATCTTTTTCTACTCCAAAATCATACAACGACTGGGAATCAGTTAGGGGGGAAGGCTACTGGACAAGGGTCCTATCTACCTTGGCTGTTTTATAAAGCGAGTACCTCAGCTGCGCAACGGAAGCATATCCGGCATCCTGGACGCACTGAGAAGGAATGTGCTATACAATTTGGGTCAGCAATAACTCAAGTTGGCGTGAGATATGGAGGATGTACGCAAGCTGCAGCGAAGAGCATTGACCGGAAGACCAACAACGAAAAGGGCGTTTGATGGAGACTGCCATCGCGGAATTCGCTCTCCTTGACAACAGGAAAGCACGGGTGAACATGGAGGAAATAGTACTGCAGCAGGGTGTGGATGATCGCCTTCTTGGGGAGAGTGAGTGCTTGCTGGCTGGTCAGGTATGCTACGTCGTTTGGAGGGAGCCATCTCGTCTCTGCAGAGAGAAGAGGCGGCCAGGCACTGTGAACTGAACTGTTCTCCTGAACACTGACAGGATACTCTATCGCTGACCACGGAGGAGGTGCTGTGTTGGTTACAAGAGGACGGTTGGCTAATGCCTGGCTGTCCTGCGCAGAGGGCACAGCCGCATTCTTCGCCTTCCGCGGGCGCTTCTGATTCACCGTAACACACTGATCGTTATCGAGTCGGCAGTTCGTACAGGGCGTTCCACTGATGGTCACATCGCAGCGGATCTTGCGCCGACGACAGGTGATACAGGCGACGGCAGAGCGGCGGACACGGAGAGGCAAGCCAGCGGTCTGGAAGGGAGGGCCTGCGCTCCCATGGTGCAGGGCGCACATTGTGCATTCGGACAACAGCTACAAAGGAGCCAAAGAGGAGATATGGTATTCAGACGTGGGAGCTGGGATGGCGGACGCGCAGAGCCGGCCCAGATCCGCCGTGCGCCAAGGATGACAAGGCTGCGATTCCAGAAGCGGCAGAAGTACCATCGGGAACTGTTCTGCTATTGGATGCCCGGATCGTTCCGCGGGATTCGTTCTTTGTCTGCCTGTGGATCATGAATCACCAGTTGCTGCGGATCTGGTGAATGGATCGCTGTTCTCAGTCAAGCCCCAGATTCAATGATCTCGATGGACAGGGGTTGATGTCTtgcaaggaggagaaagggATTGTCGGGCCATGCTACGAACGCCATGTTCTTTATACCGGGTCAACACGAGGCCTCTTAAACTCTGATGGCCATTCCCCTCGAAATACGCAAAGAATATGCCAGCAGGAAGCTAGAGCGCCACTCTGGGACTATTGAACATTGAGAGGAGCCTGGCCTGAACCCCGCGTTGAGCCTTGCGTCAAGAGTCGGGCTCAAGTTCCGCTGCCCATGCAATAACCTCGTACCCATGGGCTATAAGAGTGGGGTTATTCGTTTGTATGGCGGCCTTTTTAGGGTTATCACTGGTTAGCACTTACCAGTGGCCTGCAACATACTCTCAGTTTCCACATTCAGTGTCCAGGACGCAGTTTGCAAGGATACCCAAGCCCATATCGATCCATCCCTGACTTGGTACTTTCGCAGACTCGTATCCGAAAGCACCTCGACACCGATTGGATTCCATCTCGTCGGGTTGCCCAGAGCCACG
This sequence is a window from Aspergillus puulaauensis MK2 DNA, chromosome 6, nearly complete sequence. Protein-coding genes within it:
- a CDS encoding MFS transporter (COG:G;~EggNog:ENOG410PK2N;~InterPro:IPR020846,IPR011701,IPR036259;~PFAM:PF07690;~TransMembrane:12 (i50-68o88-105i117-136o142-164i176-194o206-225i268-292o312-331i356-375o387-408i429-447o453-470i);~go_function: GO:0022857 - transmembrane transporter activity [Evidence IEA];~go_process: GO:0055085 - transmembrane transport [Evidence IEA]), translated to MITDEEQQCDKELSRSGVIQQQVIESTGLSTWKDDPRNPYHWPPAKKNSIFFVLLMTILNSCIGSSLPSNGIPFITKEFGVGSQSQKALPNSCYLIGYVFGPLVWAPMSEQQGRRCLTIGTFFLFTIFTMACGLSRNWATLLVLRLLAGIFASGPIAVVTGVLADIFQDARTRGRAVALYMVATSFGPLLGPIISGFASPKLGWQWSFWIATMLAAATLLPLLFLPETHGKLLREKYHGPDSSAPQTRQKGDRRKYVKTVLLRPLHMLIFEPIVTASSAYLALVYGIFYMSFQAYPIIFQNIYKMSPGICGLAYLPIGAGCLLFLPVFWLYDNYLLHLERVGNTWYLKNREGCRRLPLACLGGPLFAASLFWLGWSASERIPFAAPMLAGVPFGFGFICIFIALLNVLTDSYEIYAASANAASSCSRSLLGTVLPLATTPMFTNLGVPGACSLLGGLSALMSVIPFIFIWKGKEIRQRSKFCNMLQEEKNRAQLG
- a CDS encoding HpcH/HpaI aldolase/citrate lyase family protein (COG:G;~EggNog:ENOG410PHU5;~InterPro:IPR015813,IPR005000,IPR040442,IPR011206;~PFAM:PF03328;~go_function: GO:0003824 - catalytic activity [Evidence IEA]), yielding MAARNTLRRALLYIPGSSQRFIDKSRSLTADCVAYDLEDSVTPHKKAEARSLVRRALDEPAPTSIRERAVRINSVDSGLALADLTEVLKSPNLSTIVIPKVNSASDLTFVNDVINHTLSQQAQSQERTPISLLALVESAKSLTNLTQITSATPLLQGLIFAAEDFALDLSLTRTPALTEFLFARSAIATAARAANLPSTIDLVCTNYKSSEVLEEECRSGRGLGFNGKQCIHPSQVETAQQIYGPDEEEVTWAVRVVIADEKAAKQGRGAWTLDGKMIDVPVAEKAKAIVKKADQCGVDVNGLRGKWSGQEPE
- the TVP23 gene encoding DUF846 domain-containing protein (COG:U;~EggNog:ENOG410PK6X;~InterPro:IPR008564;~PFAM:PF05832;~TransMembrane:5 (i24-44o50-68i113-133o139-159i171-193o);~go_component: GO:0016021 - integral component of membrane [Evidence IEA]), whose translation is MEQQPLQPQPQQGDLNWRLSGHPITLLIFLGFRLGALLMYLFGVLFINNFILIFILTLLLLSADFYYLKNIAGRRLVGLRWWNEVNTTSGDSQWVFESADPNTRTITATDKRFFWLSLYVTPALWIALGILAIVRLNSVIWLTCIAIALVLTITNTTAFSRCDRFSQASTYANSAFGGAIVSNLAGGLMGRLFR
- a CDS encoding uncharacterized protein (COG:S;~EggNog:ENOG410PKEF;~InterPro:IPR036864,IPR007219,IPR001138;~PFAM:PF00172,PF04082;~TransMembrane:1 (o414-435i);~go_function: GO:0000981 - DNA-binding transcription factor activity, RNA polymerase II-specific [Evidence IEA];~go_function: GO:0003677 - DNA binding [Evidence IEA];~go_function: GO:0008270 - zinc ion binding [Evidence IEA];~go_process: GO:0006351 - transcription, DNA-templated [Evidence IEA];~go_process: GO:0006355 - regulation of transcription, DNA-templated [Evidence IEA]), whose protein sequence is MCALHHGSAGPPFQTAGLPLRVRRSAVACITCRRRKIRCDVTISGTPCTNCRLDNDQCVTVNQKRPRKAKNAAVPSAQDSQALANRPLVTNTAPPPWSAIEYPVSVQENSSVHSAWPPLLSAETRWLPPNDVAYLTSQQALTLPKKAIIHTLLQYYFLHVHPCFPVVKESEFRDGSLHQTPFSLLVFRSMLFAAACHIPSQCVQDAGYASVAQLRYSLYKTAKSLYDFGVEKDPFHIAQATLLLAYHFDSTDPLCNATWLAIAVQHTRRTNALRENPQDHRRVSQSDIKRLWWCCVLRDRILALAPRRPLVITLDQFDPSKADYLTIDDVWEGESNFYSPPMRKVLYQVLISQCRLASILTPLVMSAEYSPDLVGPQVCINRERALGWQAYSRLSSWEKDYGALLGHEEANKNLAVAVNIHITSLFFIGALLAMLSRIAVLHLSDCRCTLSSPRLSDSAGREVYLRGIHSLVSKTNDEVQWFTSNHVLYFLPVSTRWLTLLQHALNILWLHGDDLDEQTVTSTSQPGTGTSTVLTSYTELDNDYSARFGLETLSQALPHLVRLTMSVYDSTSTVSSKEPQPQHQSRPPITQPNGSIDLTHLTPSEIIRLANISVRLSVAMDYASTIGDCRHFTFETLSSLLRRLDIHREPSDCSASSSTSSSGVAARAIPGAIPGERARPNMDIDPIGSGSGSESPPQMQYTIPGVVDAATPSSSSGSQHSRYALSPPPLLGLPLSLHGSGPGVDITGAAGTTCDGGDANADVDAVPGEDGGGGGGGATSLERFGATATTEMAGHSMQEWASELEEFLGPLFGL